The nucleotide window ATGTTGCTCGTTCTGTTCAAATGATGGAACACTTGAGACGAGCAGCGAATGAATTTGGACGAACGATTCTGACTGTTATGCATGATATAAATTTTGCAGCCAAATACTCTGATAGAATTTGTGCGATGAAGGATGGACAAATTGCTGCCTTCGGAACAGTTGAAGAAGTGATGAAGCCAGATATTTTAACAGATATTTTTGAAACGAAAATTGAAATTATTGAAGGGCCTTATGGGCCAATCGCTGTTTATTAGCTTAAAATATGACAAAATTTAGACAGATATACTCTTTCGGTAAATGGCTGTGTTCACACTTTCATTTGCGCTGAAAAGAGGGTTTCTGTCTTTTTGCTTTCTGTCAAAAATCTTGTTAGTTATATAATAGATCTAATTAATTTAAGAATAATTCTCAATTAGCTGTTGACTGCTGAGAAAAAGGTGCTTATAATGGGGACTGTTGATAGTGATAATTGTTCTCAACATACTGTTGTCACTAGTTTAAATGTAATGGTGTTAGATTTCTTCTTGTAAAATGAGAGATTTGCATTTGTTACGACGAGCTTTGTCTTGATTCAGAGGAATTGAGATAAACAATAATAAATCTACCGGGGATTGTTATGAAAATAAGATATCTTTTAACTGCAACAATTGTTTTATCAATTCTGTCACTTTTTATTGGGGTTATCAATATTAAGCCGACTGATTTGCTTGATTTCCAATCTGAGGAAACAAGGTTATTCCTTATAAGCCGTGTACCTAGACTTGTCGCTATTTTGCTAGCAGGCGCAGGGATGAGTATTGCTGGTTTAATTATGCAAAGCTTAAGTCGCAATAAATTCGTGTCACCAACAACAGCAGGTACACTTGATGCGACAAAATTAGGCGTGCTAGTTTCGATGATGATATTTACAAGCGCAAGCTATTTACAAAAAATATCGCTTGCTTTCATATTTGCATTAGCTGGAACGCTGCTATTTATGCAAATACTAAACCGCATTAAATTCAAAGATGCGATTTTCATTCCATTGATCGGCTTAATGTTTGGTAATATTTTATCTTCTATTACGACATTCTTTGCGTACAAAGCAAATATTATACAAAATATGTCAGCTTGGCTACAGGGGAATTTTGCATTAATTATGAAAGGTCGTTATGAGCTTTTATACATAAGTGTACCAGTGCTTATATTAGCATACATTTATGCTAACCGCTTTACTGTTGCGGGTATGGGAGAGGACTTTGCAAAAAATTTAGGTCTATCCTATAAATTTGTTGTGAATTTAGGCTTAGTGCTAGTAGCTCTTATTTCAACAACAGTAGTGCTAACTGTCGGCATGATTCCATTCCTTGGATTAATTATTCCGAACATGGTCTCTTTATTTAAAGGAGATAATTTAGCGAAAACATTACCGCATACGGCATTGCTTGGGATGTCATTCTTATTAATATGCGATATTTTAGGACGCGTTATTATTTATCCTTATGAAATACCGATTAGCATGACAGTCGGTGTGATTGGCAGTGCCATCTTCCTAATCATGTTGTTTAGGGGGAGAGCATATGCGTAATCGTACGAAAATGTTGGTGTTATTGGGCTTAGCGATTATAAGTGTGGCACTTTACGTTTTTTATCAACTAAATGGAAATTATCATTATGCATTTCCACGCCGCCTTGTGAAAGTATCTGCTATGGCATTAACAGGTGTTGCCATTGCCTATTCGACTGTTGTCTTCCAAACAATTACACATAATCGTATTTTAACACCGAGTGTAATGGGGCTTGATGCACTTTATATGATGGTGCAAACAATCATTTTTTTCCTTTTTGGCTCTGTTTCAATTTTTGTGTTAAATGCGTATGTTAACTTTTTGACAGCAACAGCAGCAATGATTTTATTTGCAATGATTTTCTATCGCTTGCTATTTAAAGAAGGTAAGCGCCCAATTTATTTTTTATTATTAGTAGGGATGATTGTTGGTACATTTTTAGGTAGTGTCACAACATTCATGCAAGTATTGATTGACCCTAATGAGTTTTTAAACTTACAAAGCAAAATGTTTGCTAGCTTTAATAATGTCAATACGAATTTAGTTTGGCTAGCAGGTATTGTTATTTTGTTAACATTTATTTATGGCTGGCGTCATATGAGACAGCTTGATGTTATGTCTCTTGGACGCGATACAGCGATTAACTTAGGTGTGCCGTATGATAAGCTTGTCCAACGTATGTTGATTATTTCTTCTATATTAATTGCTGTTTCAACTGCGCTTGTTGGACCTATCACTTTCTTCGGTTTAATCGTAGCGAATTTGTCTTATCAATACTTTAAAACGTATAAACATTCTATATTAATTGTAGGCTCTTGTTTAATGAGCGTTGTTGCTTTAGTTGGTGGACAGTTTGTCGTAGAGCGAATTTTTAGCTTTACAACAACATTGAGTGTGATTATAAACTTTATAGGTGGCGTATACTTTATCTACCTATTATTAAAGGAAAGTAGGTCTGCAGCATGATTCAAGTAAAGGAAATTACGAAATACTTTGGGAAGAAGCCAGTTGTGCAAGATGTCAGCATCGATATCGCACCACGTAAGATTACATCATTTATCGGTCCTAATGGTGCAGGTAAATCAACCCTTTTATCAATGGTAAGCCGTTTAATGAATGCTGATACTGGCGAAGTATTACTTGATAAATCAGATGTACGTCGTTGGAAATCAGAGGAATTTGCAAAGCGTGTATCCATTTTAAAGCAGTCTAATTTTATGAATGTTCGCTTAACGATTCGTGAACTAGTAGGCTTTGGCCGTTTTCCATATTCAAAAGGGCATTTAAAGCCTGAGGATGAAGTGAAAATTGATGAAGCGATTGAATACATGAATTTAGCTGATATTCAGCATAATTATTTAGATGAATTATCTGGCGGTCAACGCCAACGTGCCTTCATCGCAATGGTTATTGCACAGGACACAGAGTACATTTTATTAGACGAACCTTTAAACAATTTGGATATGAAACACTCTGTACAAATAATGAAAATTTTGCGTAAGCTTGTAGATGAATTAGGGAAAACGGTTATTATTGTTCTACATGATATTAACTTTGCTTCAGTTTACTCAGACTATATCGTCGCATTAAAAGATGGGCGAGTTGTCAAAAATGGTCCAACACAGGACATTATTAATTCAATTGCATTAAAAGAAATTTATGATATGGACATCCCCGTTCAAGAACAGAATGGTTGTCGCATTTGCGTATATTTTAATTCATAAAAATGGAGGAATATTTCAAAATGAAAAACTGGAAATTACTTACTTTGTTAATGGCTATGATGCTGTTAGTATTAGCAGCTTGTGGTTCAAAGGATAAAGAAGAAGGAACAACTTCAACAGAAGGCGAAGGTCAACAAGAGGAAAATAAAACTGAAGAAGCAGCATATTCAGTAACAATCCCAGGTAGCACAATCGAAGGTCGTGATGGTAACACAGTATTTGAAGAAGTAACACTTGATAAAAAACCAGAAAAAGTAGTTGTATTTGACAATGGTTTCCTTGATACTTTAGATGCTTTAGGTGTAGAAGTAACAGCAGTAGTTCAAGGTTCTATGCCAGCATATTTAAGCAAATTTGAAGACTCTAAATATGAAAATGCAGGTACTTTATTCGAGCCAGATTATGAAAAATTATCTTCAATTCAACCAGATATCATTTTCATCTCTGGTCGTGCAGCAGCAGCATACGCAGAGCTTTCTAAAATTGCACCAACTGTTTATGTAGGTGTTGATAACAAAAACTTCTTAGAGTCATTTAAAGCGAATGTTGAATTAGCAGGTAAAATTTTTGACAAAGAACAAGAAGCAGCAGATGCATTTGCTGCATATCAAGCAAAAGTAGATGAAGTAAAAGCTGCAACAGGTGCTTCTGAAGAAAAAGCATTAGTTGTTTTAGGTAGCGAAGGTGCGTTATCTGCATATGGTAGCGGTTCACGTTTTGGCGTAGTACATGATGTATTTGGTGCAAAACAAGCTGATGACAAGATCGAAGCTTCAACACATGGTATGGAAGCATCATTTGAATATGTACTTGATGTAAACCCAGATATTTTATTTGTAGTTGACCGTGATGCAGTTGTAAATGAAAACGGCGAATCAGGTACAAAAGGTGCAATCGAAAATGAAATCGTTAGTGGTACTAATGCTGTGAAAAACGGCAAAGTATTCTACTTAAATCCAGAAACTTGGTACTTATCAGGTGGCGGTTTACAATCAGAAACTTCAAAAGCTGAAGATGTGTTAAAGGCATATAAATAATATGTTTGTACAAATCAAACGTATCGTAGTCACTGAAGGAAATTCAGAAAAGATTGTAGAACGCTTTGGTTCAAAGCCAGGAGAGCCTTCTCTATTAGAGAGACAGCCAGGCTTTTTGGATAAACAAGTATTAGTAAAAAAGGTTCGCCGTGGTGATGAAGAAGTGCTAGTCATGGTTCGTTGGGAATCAGAGGAAGCATGGAAAAACTGGGAGAAAAGCCCTGAGCACATCGCTGGTCATAAAGCGAGTGCTGGTCAGCCTAAACCAGAGTTCGTTATTGAAAGTGGACAAGAAGTATATTATGTAAAAGGTTAAAAATGTGCGTTCGAAAGGAATTTCGAGCGCCTTTTTTGTAGGCGAAAATCATGCTTCGTCCATAATCATAAGGAAAAGGGGAGTTCAGATGAATTTTGATATAACATCAGCACATACAAATTATACGTATCATATTAATGTTTATGTACCAGAGGTGGATATGCCAGAGGAAGGATTTTCGGTTGTTTACGTATTGGATGGCTCTTCATATTTTCATTTTGTAAAAGAAATTGTTCGTTTACAAAGTATCAATGCAGCAAAAACGGAAGTGTTTCCTTCGATTATCGTTGGAGTTGGTCATGGTGAGGATATGCGAATGCGTCGGTTTTATGATTTTACTGCACCAGCAGAAACCTATGTTTATCCAGAGAAATTTAGAGGAGCATTTGATGGGCAGCATGGTGGTGCAGCGGACTTCAGCCGTTTTTTAGAGGAAGAATTGAAGCCAATTATTCAAGCGGATTATCCAGTAAATAAAAGCAAAGAAATATTGTTTGGACATTCATTAGGAGGCTATTTCACACTTTGGCAATTGTTTAATGCACCAGCTAGCTATTATAAATACATTGCGATTAGCCCATCTATTTGGTGGAATGAGCATGAATTATTCCGATATGCAGATGCATTTTTAGCAAAATATAGCGAGCTACCAGCTAAATTATTTACAGGTGCTGGTGGTCTGGAAGAGTTTATGGTCGATGATGCACAGAAGATGGCACAGCAATTAAGCGCAGTAATGGATACGGCATTTTATGTTGCTCCGGATGAAAATCACGGATCGGTTGTGCCAACGATTATGAGTCGTGCCTTACGCTTTGTGAATAATTAAAAAAACGCTTGAAATCAAAGTAGCAAACTTGATTTCAAGCGTTTTTGTTTTTGCATGCGAAATGG belongs to Lysinibacillus louembei and includes:
- a CDS encoding iron chelate uptake ABC transporter family permease subunit; amino-acid sequence: MRNRTKMLVLLGLAIISVALYVFYQLNGNYHYAFPRRLVKVSAMALTGVAIAYSTVVFQTITHNRILTPSVMGLDALYMMVQTIIFFLFGSVSIFVLNAYVNFLTATAAMILFAMIFYRLLFKEGKRPIYFLLLVGMIVGTFLGSVTTFMQVLIDPNEFLNLQSKMFASFNNVNTNLVWLAGIVILLTFIYGWRHMRQLDVMSLGRDTAINLGVPYDKLVQRMLIISSILIAVSTALVGPITFFGLIVANLSYQYFKTYKHSILIVGSCLMSVVALVGGQFVVERIFSFTTTLSVIINFIGGVYFIYLLLKESRSAA
- a CDS encoding alpha/beta hydrolase, whose translation is MNFDITSAHTNYTYHINVYVPEVDMPEEGFSVVYVLDGSSYFHFVKEIVRLQSINAAKTEVFPSIIVGVGHGEDMRMRRFYDFTAPAETYVYPEKFRGAFDGQHGGAADFSRFLEEELKPIIQADYPVNKSKEILFGHSLGGYFTLWQLFNAPASYYKYIAISPSIWWNEHELFRYADAFLAKYSELPAKLFTGAGGLEEFMVDDAQKMAQQLSAVMDTAFYVAPDENHGSVVPTIMSRALRFVNN
- a CDS encoding antibiotic biosynthesis monooxygenase family protein, with product MFVQIKRIVVTEGNSEKIVERFGSKPGEPSLLERQPGFLDKQVLVKKVRRGDEEVLVMVRWESEEAWKNWEKSPEHIAGHKASAGQPKPEFVIESGQEVYYVKG
- a CDS encoding iron ABC transporter ATP-binding protein; protein product: MIQVKEITKYFGKKPVVQDVSIDIAPRKITSFIGPNGAGKSTLLSMVSRLMNADTGEVLLDKSDVRRWKSEEFAKRVSILKQSNFMNVRLTIRELVGFGRFPYSKGHLKPEDEVKIDEAIEYMNLADIQHNYLDELSGGQRQRAFIAMVIAQDTEYILLDEPLNNLDMKHSVQIMKILRKLVDELGKTVIIVLHDINFASVYSDYIVALKDGRVVKNGPTQDIINSIALKEIYDMDIPVQEQNGCRICVYFNS
- a CDS encoding ABC transporter permease, producing MKIRYLLTATIVLSILSLFIGVINIKPTDLLDFQSEETRLFLISRVPRLVAILLAGAGMSIAGLIMQSLSRNKFVSPTTAGTLDATKLGVLVSMMIFTSASYLQKISLAFIFALAGTLLFMQILNRIKFKDAIFIPLIGLMFGNILSSITTFFAYKANIIQNMSAWLQGNFALIMKGRYELLYISVPVLILAYIYANRFTVAGMGEDFAKNLGLSYKFVVNLGLVLVALISTTVVLTVGMIPFLGLIIPNMVSLFKGDNLAKTLPHTALLGMSFLLICDILGRVIIYPYEIPISMTVGVIGSAIFLIMLFRGRAYA
- a CDS encoding siderophore ABC transporter substrate-binding protein, translating into MKNWKLLTLLMAMMLLVLAACGSKDKEEGTTSTEGEGQQEENKTEEAAYSVTIPGSTIEGRDGNTVFEEVTLDKKPEKVVVFDNGFLDTLDALGVEVTAVVQGSMPAYLSKFEDSKYENAGTLFEPDYEKLSSIQPDIIFISGRAAAAYAELSKIAPTVYVGVDNKNFLESFKANVELAGKIFDKEQEAADAFAAYQAKVDEVKAATGASEEKALVVLGSEGALSAYGSGSRFGVVHDVFGAKQADDKIEASTHGMEASFEYVLDVNPDILFVVDRDAVVNENGESGTKGAIENEIVSGTNAVKNGKVFYLNPETWYLSGGGLQSETSKAEDVLKAYK